TGATGAGGCGGGCCGCACCGTGGTACGCGGTCACGCCGACATCCTCGAAGATGAAGGCGCCGTGCAGGAAGTACAGCGCATTGGTATAAGGATTGAAATCGGGGTTCAGGGGGGTGGGCAGACCAGCATTTGCAGCCGCGGCATTCGCTGCAGCGGCGAAGGCCGGGCCGATGTCGAGGACAGGACGATCAACTGGAGCGCTGCCCAGCGCGATGATGGTTGCACGCAGCGCCTTGACGTGGGCCAGCTCGTCATTGGCGATCTCATCGGCATACGAAGAGGTCGCCATCCCCAGCACGTCACTTCCAAAATTGACCCGCGACATGCCGTTGAAGTTCCCTGGCAACCGAATCTCGGCGCTCCCTCCGATCGCTTTAAGTTCGGCGATACGGCCTACCGCCGCCAGATAGAACGCGGCTTCCAGATACTCGAGGTTCAGCGCGAAGTTGAGGATAGCGATATCGAGGTTGGCTTTGCCAGGCGTCGCTATGGCTGGGGCACAGGAGGCAAGGACCGCTCCAACTCCGACCAGACCTGCGGTGCTCAGAAACTGGCGACGGTTTGGCTTGTTGCTCATCTCGCTCATACAACTCCTTGACCCGCTTCCTCTGACAAACGCGCAGAGGTGAGAAGACTGGCACCATCGCCTCTGGGGGATATGAGGGAGAGTTCCGCGCCGAGGTGTGTATCGAATGTTATAGAGTGCTGAGCCTTTCAGTAGTTCGTAGAGTTCTTAATGCAAAGCACATCGAGTTTGGCTCCTCCCTGTAGATAAATGAGTCAATGTAAATGCAACATCCTGACACCTCTTCATCGAAGCTGCTGAGCACCGATAAAGCTGCCCTCTGACTGTTCCCAAAGTCAAGGGTGGATTGGATGCCTTGCAGGCCGCAAGGTGGCCTTCAAACTCGCTGGGACGCCTGTCCAGCGCCGTGCGCGGGTGTACTGGCCCGCATACCTAAATATCTCCTTGTAGAGATTTAGATTTACCAAATGGGATGAGGCTGAAAAAGCGCGCCTCAGTAAGGATGTAAGAATTGGTTATTGATTCCGAAGTATCGAAAAGCCCTCAAGGATGTACTTAGAAGGCCCTGGCTACAGCTTGGGGCCTTCGAGAAGCAGGGCGAGGTAGTGGGTGTCCTGGACGGCTTGGAGGAAGACGGTTTATTGAGGGGTGAAGTGGGCTGGGAAGGCTCGATTATTGAGGCGTGGCGTTGGCTCGGGATGTTGGGGAGCGGTCATAGAAGGCACCCCTGCCCTTGTTCCTGGGATTTGGGAACATCCTTATCGTTAGCGGGAGCATACTGAGGCGGCATGGTTCTTGATCTTCTTTCGAGGTGTGTTTATGAGGCCCACCCGCTCACCCGAACGGCAGCCGTCGCTGAGCAGCACCATCTAGTGTCGCTTTTGGCTGTGACGCCTGTGATAGGAGGTGCGTGGCGCGTTCGTCCCGGTATGATGCTGGCGGATCATCTCGTTGATTGCGGCGTTACGATGTGGGGCTACGCAGGATGAAGTACGACGACTTTGATCTCCGGGCGGACGTGCAAGCGTTCCTCACGCGGGTGACGCAGGAGCGCGCGCGCCTGCCACACCCGGCACCGCTGCTGCCCAGGCAGATCGTGGAACACCAGTATGATCAGCTGCAAGCCGCGCTGCAGTGGATGGGGGATGAGCAAGACGATCCACTTGAAACCCCGCAGGGCTGTGCAGCTGCGCAGGTCATGCGTGTGGCAGCGGTAGCATTGAGCGTGTTTGCTGAGTTGGTTCCGGACATTTATCCGCTCACGCGGGCGGTCTGTGCAGTTACCTGGGCGAATGAGAAGGTCCAGCCGCTGGCGCAGCGCCTTCCACACACGCTGTGGGGCGAAGCGGCGGCGGGCATCTCTGATATTGGGGAATGGTATACCCAAACGCAGCTCGTCGAAGTGCTGACGCCCATTGAGGCGGGGCAGTTGGCGGCGTGGTCGGTCGTGGCGTTCTTGCTGGAACGGGTGTACACCCAGGAAGAGGAAGAGAATGAGCACGAAGGCGAAGACCTGCTCACCACGCTGTTGGACACGTTAGAAGTGGGCGGAAGGTTTCGCAGTTTGAACTAAGCACCCTGCGCGTCATGTCATGGCGTCCCATCAGGAAACGTCCTCAAGACCTGTTGCGTAGCAAGGTGAGGGAGTAGAGCGATATGAACCGTTGCCCCACTCCCTCACCCAGAATTAGATCGCAGGCGCGAGGAAATGCTAGTGGTCTG
Above is a window of Deinococcus ruber DNA encoding:
- a CDS encoding ferritin-like domain-containing protein; translation: MSEMSNKPNRRQFLSTAGLVGVGAVLASCAPAIATPGKANLDIAILNFALNLEYLEAAFYLAAVGRIAELKAIGGSAEIRLPGNFNGMSRVNFGSDVLGMATSSYADEIANDELAHVKALRATIIALGSAPVDRPVLDIGPAFAAAANAAAANAGLPTPLNPDFNPYTNALYFLHGAFIFEDVGVTAYHGAARLITDDSAGGVLDAAAGILAVEAYHAGEIRTLLYSQRDQQTGYGVNVAQLVGAISALRAKVGGGKDQGITSDNTATGAANIVPADANAIAYGRTTDEVLNIVYLGSKSTPGGFFPNGLNGTIR